From a region of the Maridesulfovibrio ferrireducens genome:
- a CDS encoding transporter substrate-binding domain-containing protein: MRISKLKIVSFTLLSVLICIEIAFAKDKTYWPSFDCPPLFMYNSSGERSGLGNTLNEYIQNMLPSDTHINAIGSPVKRLLDAKSGKNIVITGIVKTTEREKYLYYSKYPCMVSWSIVAVIRKEDKNKFTSNGKFSLYTNLNNTNNIFSYMKGIYYGKLLNIIKETNSKNHGVAAFDTIDQINLLLHNRIDFFFADPLVAYYTHQDDIKKSNIEFIECLELPVTPIYRYYATPKTKWGEVMIRKIDAILEDMICSGRLETLVKNWTPDNFKKKLEKAYQNDITDKVLCD, encoded by the coding sequence ATGCGGATTAGCAAATTAAAAATAGTTTCCTTTACTCTCTTGTCAGTTTTAATTTGTATTGAAATAGCTTTTGCAAAAGATAAAACATATTGGCCAAGTTTCGATTGTCCACCACTTTTCATGTACAATTCATCAGGAGAACGTTCTGGGTTAGGCAATACACTTAATGAATATATTCAGAACATGTTACCCAGTGACACACATATCAATGCAATTGGATCTCCAGTAAAAAGATTATTAGATGCAAAATCCGGGAAAAATATAGTCATTACAGGAATAGTTAAAACTACTGAACGAGAAAAATATTTATATTATTCAAAATATCCTTGTATGGTTTCATGGAGTATAGTTGCTGTTATTAGAAAAGAAGATAAAAATAAATTCACAAGCAACGGAAAATTTTCATTATATACCAATCTAAACAATACTAATAATATATTTAGCTATATGAAAGGAATATATTATGGGAAACTTTTGAATATAATAAAAGAAACAAATTCTAAAAATCACGGAGTCGCAGCTTTCGACACTATTGATCAAATAAATTTACTTCTTCACAATAGAATTGATTTCTTCTTTGCTGACCCACTTGTAGCCTATTATACACACCAAGATGATATAAAGAAATCGAATATAGAGTTCATTGAATGTTTAGAGCTGCCAGTTACCCCTATATATCGCTATTATGCTACGCCTAAAACCAAATGGGGAGAGGTCATGATTCGTAAAATTGATGCAATTTTAGAAGACATGATCTGTTCTGGTCGTCTTGAAACACTCGTAAAGAACTGGACTCCTGACAATTTCAAAAAGAAATTAGAAAAAGCATATCAAAATGATATTACAGATAAAGTTCTGTGTGACTAG